The region CTGGAGGCCGAGCGCGAGGAAGCGATCCGGGTCGCGATCGCCGACGAGCGCGCCCGCATCGCGCGTGAGCTGCACGACATCGTGGCCCACTGCGTCAGCGTCATGGTCATCCAGGCGGGCGCCGCCGAAGACCTGCTCGACCGCGACCCGCAGAAGGCGCGAGCGCCGCTGCGCTCGATCCAGGAGACCGGACGGCAGGCCGTCGGCGAACTCGGGCGCATGCTCGGCCTGCTGCGCGGGGAACGAGCCCAGCTCGCGCTCAAGCCGCAGCCGGGCACGGCCGACCTGGCCGAACTGGTCGACCACATGGCCGCGGTCGGCCTGCCGGTCGAGCTCACCGTGGAGGGTCCGGGCCGTCCGCTCCCACCCGGCGTGGACCTCACCGTCTACCGGATCGTGCAGGAGGCGCTCACCAACGTGCTGAAACACGCCGCGCCGACCACCGCGCAGGTCGGATTGCACTACGACGACCAGTCCGTACGGGTGATCGTCCGCGACACCGGGCGGACCGGCGGATCGGGCGGAGCAGACGCCGACCGCGTCGGGCACGGCCTGATCGGGATGCGCGAACGGGTCGGGCTCTACGGTGGCTCGCTTGAGACAGTGGGCGCACCCGGCGGTGGCTTCACCGTCACGGCACAGTTGCCGCTGGAGGCGGGCCAGCGATGATCAGGGTCCTGCTCGTCGACGACCAAGCCCTCGTACGCGGCGGTTTCCGCTCGATCCTGGAGGGTCAGCACGATATCGAGGTGGTCGGCGAGGCGGTCGACGGCATCGAGGCCGTCGACCGGGGGTCCGTGCTGCAGCCCGACGTCATCCTCATGGACATCCGCATGCCGCGCCGTGACGGCATCGAGGCGACCCGCCACCTGCTGAACGGCGGCTCCTGCCGGGCGCGCATCCTCATGCTCACGACGTTCGACGAGGACGAGTACGTCTACCAGGCGCTGCGGGCCGGGGCGAGCGGCTTCCTGCTCAAGAGCGCCCCGCCGCGCGAGCTGGCCGGTGCCGTCCGTACGGTCGCCGCGGGCGAGGCACTGCTGGCACCGGAGATCACCCGGCGAATGATCGAGGACTACGTCCGCCGCCCACGGCCGGGCTCTGACCGTCCGGCCGGGCTCGAAAGGCTGACCCCGCGCGAACTGGAGGTACTGATGCTCATCGCCCGAGGCCGCTCCAACGCGGAGATCGCCGCGGAGCTCTACCTCAGCGAGCCGACGGTCAAAACCCACATCACCCGCATCCTCGCCAAGCTGGGTCTCCGCGACCGGGTCCAGGCCGTCGTCTTCGCCTACGAATGCGGCCTCGTCCACCCCGGCCACTGACCTCGGCCGCGCATCAGCCGGGCGATCGTGCAGCCGCCACCTCGATCCCTTCACGGTGCGGTCACCGCCAGGCGGTGACGATGCCACGCCACTGCTTGCACGCCATGAACACCGTTATGCCCCCTCGCCCAAGACGTTCGCGCGAGCGTTCTTCGCCTCCTCCCCTACGAGGTAATGCACGGTCGTGCCCGGCAGAGTGGGCAGCTCGGCCCAGTGGCTGATCGGGTCGTCTCAGTCCTGGTGGTCGTCACGGTCCCGGCCGTAGGGCAGGCGGACGACCCCGTCAGAGTCGACGAAGCAGTCGTGGTATTCACGCCCGTCCTCAGCGAAGTGACGCGTGGTGAAGTACATCGGCCTCACCAGCCAGAACTCCTGCCCGGCGATCGGATCACGCTCGTCCGCATCGTCGGGCGCGAAGCGGCCCGTGATCGCGGCGGCCACGGGCATTCCGTCCCCCGGCAACCTCTGCCGCGAGTCCACCCACTCCACCTCCGCGCGCATGTGCATCCCAGCTCCGATCTTCTGTCAGGTACGGCCATTTTCGCTATCCCGCGTGTTCCCGATGTTCCTCGACCCATCAGCGCGTTGGCGATTACGGCTTTGCCGTACCCGCCGGCTCCGTCTTCGACGCGCTTCTCCTCCGCTCCCCGGTGGGTGGCGGAGCGCGGGTATCGATCGCGTCGGGGGACGTCCAGGCTGCACGTTGCGCTCGTCAACGCTGAGCGGACGGGACAAGGGATCGCGGCCAGTACCGGCGCGTCACTCCGAGACCTGAGACACATTGATGGCACGAAGGCCCGTGATGTGATCGCTACGGGCCTTGTTTTGGCTGTTGGGCGGTACTGGGTTCGAACCAGTGACCCCTCGTTTGTAAGTCAACCCAGGAACGGGCGAGACCTGCACCTACACCCGCCCTGATCTGGGCATAAAGCCACCGTTGTCCGCCGCGGTCCGGGCTCGTCCACGGCGATTGTCACCCAGCGCGCCGCGCCTGCCATCAAGCCAGAAACTAAATCCACTGCACGCGAACGATATACACCTCGCGTTGGGGCTCCATGACGAGATAGGTCACCAGCCCACGCTCTCCAAACGGCATGACCCGCATGTTGCCGTCCGGCTTGCTTGGCGATTGCGGTCCACCGGCCTAGGGCTCCAGCTCAACCAGGTCCAGTACCCCTGCCAGATACCGCAAGGCATACTCGGGAAGGGCAGCGATCTGTTCTTGAGCGACGGGATCGGGCTCGACGATCGAGTACACCTACCGCTCGCCCCCGCGCTCCGCCAGCAGTTGGCGCCACGTCTTGTCGCCTCGAGGGATCGGCTTGCCGACGTCAGCCAGTTCCTGGACGCGGGCAGCCCGTTCGTAGACGTCTCTGCGGCCCTGCTGATCTTTGGCCGAGTCACACGCGATCAGCCACCAGGTGTGGATGAACTCGCTCAACCGACCGAGGTCCAAGCTGGCGCGGACCTCAGCCAGGACGACGTCAAGACCTGCATCGAACCCATCTCGGTCCTGTGGCACGACCAATGCTCTACGGATGGCACGCAGGTTCTTCTCCGGCAGGGGACCTTCGGGGGTGAACTCCTGCGGTTGGGCGCTCATGCCGTCAGTGTATGTACACGCACTCGATGCGGCCCAGGCAAACTCGCGACTTGAGAAGGTGACTTGGCCCGCGGGCCGACGCGCGGCTCCAGGACGTGACTCACCGACCACTGGCGCGGCACGAGCAGCGGCCGCTGCCTGGCGGAGATCGAGATGAAGACCAGTGCCGTAGGGGTTGTGTCAGCGCCCCCTCTCGGGGCGCGGGATCTCATGCCGCGCGGCAAGGTCCGGCTCGGCCTCGAACGACGCGAAGAACGGGAGGTCGCGCTCCCCGACATGCTCCCCGAAATGATAGTCACTCGGTCCGCGAAAACAAGATCGGCAATACGCCGTTTCACCTGGTGGGCGGTACTGGGTTCGAACCAGTGACCCCTCGCTTGTAAGGCGAGTGCTCTACCGCTGAGCTAACCGCCCGGACCGGTCTACACCTTACGACACGGACCCGCCTCTGAGCACATCGATAGGCCAGTCCGCTCCCGCGTCATGCTCTCCCGCCGCCTGCCAGCCCAGCAGCGCCGCGCCGAGCATGCCCGCCCGGGTCCCGAGGGCGGCCGTACGCAGGGGCGGAGGCTCCTGGAAGGTCAGCCGTCCTGCCAGCCGTTCCCTCAGGGGGCCGAGCAGCGCCGCGCCGGCCTCCGACAGGCCGCCGCCGAGGACGATCAACGCGGGGTCGAGCAGCAGTACGTACGACGCGAGGGCGATGGCCAGGGCCTCGATCGCCTCGCCGAACACCTCGGCGGCCGCCGCGTCCCCCGCGACCGCGAGTTCCACCACCTCCTTGGCGGTGGCCGTACTCCCCGAACGGGCCGTGAAGCGGCGGGCCAGGGCCGAGGCGGAGGCGTAGGTCTCCAGGCAGCCGATCTGCCCGCAGGCGCACTTCTCCCCCGCGGGCCAGACGGGCGCGTGCCCGATCTCGCCGCCCCAGCCGTGCGCCCCGCCGTACGGCTCGCCGCGCAGCACGAGCGCGCCGGCGATGCCGGTGCCGATGGGCAGGAACAGGAAGTCGGCGACGCTGCGCCCGGCGCCGAACACACTTTCGGCCAGCCCGCCCGTACGGACGTCGTGACCGAGACGCACGGGGACGCCGGCGGGCACGAACGCCTCGGCCGGCACGTCCCGCCAGCCGATGTTGGCCGAGTAGACGGCTGTGGCGGAGGTGACGATGCCGGGGACGGCGAGCCCGACCCCGGCGGGGGGACCCGCGTACCGCGACCGCCCGAGTGCGGCGATCTCGCCGACGTAGGCGCGTACCGCTTCGACCACCGCCTCCGGGCCGTTCTCCCGGCATGTGGGACGACCGGCGAGGACGGTGACCTCGCCGGCCCGGGTGACGAGCCCGCCCTTCATCGAGGTGCCGCCCACATCGAGCGCGACCACATACGTCACGGACAGATGCGTCACGGGCGCCCGAGCACGCGGCTGAGCGCGGCCTCCACCTCCGCCGCCAGGCCGGACAGGCCGGACGAGCCCGAAGGCCCGGCGGACCCCGCCGAGCCGGAGGAGCCCGCCGCGACGAGCGGCTCACCCGCGCGGGCGAGCCGTATCTCCCCGCAGGAGCGGCACTCGATCTCCCCCAGGCGGCAGATCAACGCGATCGAGCCGCAAGAGGCGCACGTGTCGAGGTCGAGGTCGTGCACACGCTGGCAGTCCGGGCAGACGAGGACCTGCGCCTCGCGGCGTACGGCGCGCTTCCAGGGGCTTGAGCCGCGTACAGGGTCGATCTGCCGGGCCCCGCACCTGTAGCAGGGCATCGTGGCCTCCAAATGGGGCGAGCGAGGGGACGAAAACCGTATATGTCAATGCCCGGAGTCAGGCGATGAAACGATCAGACCGCCGCGAGCGCCTTGCGGTACTCGTCGAGGTCGCGTGCGGAGCCGATCGGGTTGACGACCTTCCAGCGCACGACTCCCTCGGCGTCGATGACGAACGTGCCCCTGAGGGCGAGCCCCCTGTCCTCATCGAGGACACCGTACGCCCGTGCGACCTCACCATGGGGCCAGAAATCCGACAACAGAGGAAACGTGAAGTTTTCCTGGTCGGCCCAGGCGCGCTGGCTGAACATCGAGTCGACCGAGACCGCCAGCACCTGGACGTCCGCGGGCAGTGAGCCGGCGAACCCGTCGCGGATCGCCGCGAGCTCGCCGTGGCAGACGGGGCTGAACGACAGAGGGTAGAAGACGAGCACCACTCGCCTGCCTCGCAGGTCGGAGAGCCGCACGGGCACACCGTGCTGGTCCTTCAGCGCGAAGTCCGGAGCCCGCTGCCCGACCTCAACCGTCATGAGCAGTCCCTCCCAGGTGTCCGCCCATCAGCCTGCCGTACGGCATCCCCGGGCCGTACGGCAGGGCGACGATCAGCGGCGGGCCTTCGGGGCGACCAGCCTCGTGCCCGACCAGTCCCTCGCGGCGCTCACGCTGCTCGTCTGGGAAAGCCCGGCGGTCGTCGCGTCCTCACCGATGTCGCTGGGCTCCACGTGGCCGTCGCGCCCCGCCTTCGGGGTGAGCAGCCAGATCTGGCCGCCGTCGGCGAGTGCCGTCATGGCGTCGCTCAGTGCGTCGAAGAGGTCTCCGTCCCCGTCACGCCACCACAGCAGCACGACGTCGACGACGTCCTCGTAGTCCTCTTCCACCAGCTCGTTGCCGGTCAGGTTCTCGATGGACTGGCGCAGCGCCTCGTCACAGTCCTCGTCCCAGCCGACCTCCTGCACCACCTGACCGGCTTTGAGGCCGAGTCTTTCGGCCAGGCCGCGCTCGCCTTGCGCCTGACCCGCGGTCGCGCTCACGTTCATCCCTCCTGCTTGGGGTGACCCCGCCCATGTTGCGGTTGTCGCGGCTCATTGAGAGCCATGCTTCGGCACAGTCCACACGCTGCGACCGGTCGTCGTCAACGGTCGCCACGACGGGTGACCCGCACCGTTATCTCTTAATCGGTCAAAAACGACAAACGGACCCGCCTGTCGGGGTTGTCGACGTTGAGGTCGACCAGGGCGACCGACTGCCAGGTCCCCAGCGCGAGACGGCCCCCCAGGACGGGAACCGTGGCGTACGGCGGAATGAGTGCGGGCATGACATGCGACCTTCCATGCCCCCTGGAGCCGTGGGCATGCCGCCACCGGTCATCCGCGGGGAGCAGGTCGCCGAGAGCGGCCAGCAGGTCCTCGTCGCTTCCGGAGCCGAGCTCCAGCAGCGCCACGCCCGCGGTCGCGTGCGGGACGAAGACGTGCAGCAGCCCGTCTCCCCCGCAGTCGCGGGCGAAGTCCGCGCATTCCCGGGTGATGTCGTGTACGCGCTCCCGCGCGCCGGTCCGCACCTCGATCACCGTCGATTTCACACCGTGATATTACGATCCGCGCTGAGCTGCGACGACGACGGCGTCCGGCCCGGGGAAGACGAGCGCCTCGTGCCCGTCCTCGAACCGCACCAGGAACGGCGGACCGCCCTCTGGACCGCGGACCTCGATGATCTCACCGTGCTTCTCGTGCTCGCCCACGACGGCGCTGTGCACCACGAGCCGGTCTCCTACCGCTGCGTGCATCCCACTCCTCCCCCTCTTCCAGAGCCTGGTACGGCTATCGCCACCTGGAAAGGGGAGAAACCCTGCCCTCCACAGAGGGAGGGACAACTCATACCAAAACGTTACGTAAGCCCACAGACCTGCTGGGGTCTTCTCGGTGACCGTGGCGAACGCCCGGAGCACCGCCCGTCCACCCCTCGCCGGGGCCGTACGGAACGGCCCGGGTGAAGCGGCGCCGGAGGGGGTAGGGGGGAGCGGACGGCACCTTGGGTGACCAGGGGCAACGCCACCCGTTCGCTCTGGGGGAAACCCGGGGGCAACATGGAATGTGCAGTCTGCGAAAATCGTCCTACCATCGGTGGTCTAGGCCAAGCCGCGTCCGCTGCCAGCGGGGACGGTTCGGTTACCGGGAAGTAGAGATGCGCTTTCCGGTGGGACGAGACAGGATGGAAGACGACCGCAACGCCGCGACCAAGCGCTGAGCGCATCGCTGCAGGCAACACCGACGTAACAGATCCGACGAGACCAAAGTCCATTCTCGGAAGGCGAGACCCAGTGGCTTCCGGACGCCAGCGTTTTTCGATCATCAGTGACGGCCTACCCAGCCAGTTGCCTGATGTCGATCCGAGCGAGACCAACGAATGGCTCGAATCGCTCGACAACGTCATCAAGACCGAGGGCCGCACCCGCGCCCGCTACCTGATGCTCCGGCTGCTCGAGCGCGCCCGGGAACACCAGGTCGGCGTACCCGGCCTGCGCAGCACGGACTACATCAACACCATTCCCCCCGAGCGCGAGCCCTGGTTCCCCGGAGACGAGTACGTCGAGCGCCGCATCCGGGCCTACATCCGCTGGAACGCGGCGGTCATGGTCACCCGGGCGAACGCGCGGACCAACGTCGGCGGCCACATCGCCACCTACGCCTCCGCCGCCTCCCTGTACGAGGTGGGCTTCAACCACTTCTTCCGCGGCAAGGACCACGGGGAGTCGGGCGACCAGGTCTTCATCCAGGGCCACGCGGCCCCGGGCATCTACGCCCGCGCGTTCCTGGAGGGCCGCCTCGACGCGCCCCAGCTCGACGCGTTCCGCCAGGAGCTGTCGCACGGGATCAAGGGCCTGCCCTCCTACCCGCACCCCCGGCTCATGCCGGACTTCTGGGAGTTCCCCACGGTCTCGATGGGCCTCGGCCCGATCGGCGCGATCTACCAGGCGCGGTTCAACCGCTACCTGCTCAGCCGCAAGATCAAGGACACCAGCCGCAGCCACGTCTGGTGCTTCCTCGGCGACGGCGAGATGGACGAGCCCGAGTCGCTCGGCGCGATCGGCGTGGCCGCCCGCGAGGAGCTCGACAACCTCACCTTCGTCATCAACTGCAACCTGCAGCGGCTCGACGGTCCGGTGCGCGGCAACGGCAAGATCATCCAGGAGCTGGAGTCGTACTTCCGCGGCGCCGGCTGGAACGTCATCAAGGTCGTCTGGGGCCGCGACTGGGACCCGCTGCTGGCGGCCGACGTCGACGGCGTGCTCGTCAACCAGATGAACACCACCCCCGACGGCCAGTTCCAGACCTACTCGGTCGAGTCGGGCGGCTACATCCGCGACAACTTCTTCGGCGGCGATCCGCGCCTGCGCAAGATGGTCGAGCACATGTCGGACGACGACATCCGCAAGCTGTCGCGCGGCGGGCACGACTACCGCAAGGTGTACGCCGCGTTCAAGGCGGCCCGCGAGCACGTCGGCCAGCCGACCGTCATCCTGGCCCAGACGATCAAGGGCTGGACGCTCGGCAAGGACTTCGAGGCGCGCAACGCGACGCACCAGATGAAGAAGATGAGCAAGGCCGAGCTCAAGGAGTTCCGCGACCGGCTCTACCTGCCCATCCCCGACAAGGACCTCGACGCCGACATCCCGCCGTACTTCCACCCCGGGGAGAACAACGAGGAGATCGCGTACATGAAGGAGCGCCGGGCGGCGCTCGGCGGTTACCTGCCCAAGCGGGTGGTCCGCGCCAAGCCGCTCAAGCTCCCCGGCGACCCGGTGTACGCGGGCCTGCGCAAGGGTTCGGGCAAGCAGAACGTCGCCACCACGATGGCGTTCGTCCGTCTGCTCAAGGACCTCATCCGCGACAAGGAGATCGGCGCGCGGTTCGTGCCGGTCATCCCGGACGAGGCCCGCACGTTCGGTGTGGACGCGA is a window of Microbispora sp. NBC_01189 DNA encoding:
- a CDS encoding sensor histidine kinase, translated to MDVTNPAQVRVESPARAWLRHRPAGLFPDALLALAITGFAQADLAFHLDNSTPYGPMRAVVASTLVATSILALRRVTPLATAVILAVAIAGPMLATPLTVTLWGDFLPILVATYSVARHSVPARAFIGVAAIGVCLVVVFLRNPESGTVGNVPFVAVPLAVCFVAGRVLRARSRSHSDDRARARRLEAEREEAIRVAIADERARIARELHDIVAHCVSVMVIQAGAAEDLLDRDPQKARAPLRSIQETGRQAVGELGRMLGLLRGERAQLALKPQPGTADLAELVDHMAAVGLPVELTVEGPGRPLPPGVDLTVYRIVQEALTNVLKHAAPTTAQVGLHYDDQSVRVIVRDTGRTGGSGGADADRVGHGLIGMRERVGLYGGSLETVGAPGGGFTVTAQLPLEAGQR
- a CDS encoding response regulator transcription factor, which codes for MIRVLLVDDQALVRGGFRSILEGQHDIEVVGEAVDGIEAVDRGSVLQPDVILMDIRMPRRDGIEATRHLLNGGSCRARILMLTTFDEDEYVYQALRAGASGFLLKSAPPRELAGAVRTVAAGEALLAPEITRRMIEDYVRRPRPGSDRPAGLERLTPRELEVLMLIARGRSNAEIAAELYLSEPTVKTHITRILAKLGLRDRVQAVVFAYECGLVHPGH
- a CDS encoding AQJ64_40280 family protein: MHMRAEVEWVDSRQRLPGDGMPVAAAITGRFAPDDADERDPIAGQEFWLVRPMYFTTRHFAEDGREYHDCFVDSDGVVRLPYGRDRDDHQD
- a CDS encoding DUF6247 family protein, with protein sequence MSAQPQEFTPEGPLPEKNLRAIRRALVVPQDRDGFDAGLDVVLAEVRASLDLGRLSEFIHTWWLIACDSAKDQQGRRDVYERAARVQELADVGKPIPRGDKTWRQLLAERGGER
- a CDS encoding ROK family protein, which translates into the protein MTHLSVTYVVALDVGGTSMKGGLVTRAGEVTVLAGRPTCRENGPEAVVEAVRAYVGEIAALGRSRYAGPPAGVGLAVPGIVTSATAVYSANIGWRDVPAEAFVPAGVPVRLGHDVRTGGLAESVFGAGRSVADFLFLPIGTGIAGALVLRGEPYGGAHGWGGEIGHAPVWPAGEKCACGQIGCLETYASASALARRFTARSGSTATAKEVVELAVAGDAAAAEVFGEAIEALAIALASYVLLLDPALIVLGGGLSEAGAALLGPLRERLAGRLTFQEPPPLRTAALGTRAGMLGAALLGWQAAGEHDAGADWPIDVLRGGSVS
- a CDS encoding peroxiredoxin, with amino-acid sequence MTVEVGQRAPDFALKDQHGVPVRLSDLRGRRVVLVFYPLSFSPVCHGELAAIRDGFAGSLPADVQVLAVSVDSMFSQRAWADQENFTFPLLSDFWPHGEVARAYGVLDEDRGLALRGTFVIDAEGVVRWKVVNPIGSARDLDEYRKALAAV
- a CDS encoding DUF3052 domain-containing protein, giving the protein MSATAGQAQGERGLAERLGLKAGQVVQEVGWDEDCDEALRQSIENLTGNELVEEDYEDVVDVVLLWWRDGDGDLFDALSDAMTALADGGQIWLLTPKAGRDGHVEPSDIGEDATTAGLSQTSSVSAARDWSGTRLVAPKARR
- a CDS encoding secondary thiamine-phosphate synthase enzyme YjbQ — its product is MKSTVIEVRTGARERVHDITRECADFARDCGGDGLLHVFVPHATAGVALLELGSGSDEDLLAALGDLLPADDRWRHAHGSRGHGRSHVMPALIPPYATVPVLGGRLALGTWQSVALVDLNVDNPDRRVRLSFLTD
- a CDS encoding DUF1918 domain-containing protein, whose protein sequence is MHAAVGDRLVVHSAVVGEHEKHGEIIEVRGPEGGPPFLVRFEDGHEALVFPGPDAVVVAAQRGS
- the aceE gene encoding pyruvate dehydrogenase (acetyl-transferring), homodimeric type → MASGRQRFSIISDGLPSQLPDVDPSETNEWLESLDNVIKTEGRTRARYLMLRLLERAREHQVGVPGLRSTDYINTIPPEREPWFPGDEYVERRIRAYIRWNAAVMVTRANARTNVGGHIATYASAASLYEVGFNHFFRGKDHGESGDQVFIQGHAAPGIYARAFLEGRLDAPQLDAFRQELSHGIKGLPSYPHPRLMPDFWEFPTVSMGLGPIGAIYQARFNRYLLSRKIKDTSRSHVWCFLGDGEMDEPESLGAIGVAAREELDNLTFVINCNLQRLDGPVRGNGKIIQELESYFRGAGWNVIKVVWGRDWDPLLAADVDGVLVNQMNTTPDGQFQTYSVESGGYIRDNFFGGDPRLRKMVEHMSDDDIRKLSRGGHDYRKVYAAFKAAREHVGQPTVILAQTIKGWTLGKDFEARNATHQMKKMSKAELKEFRDRLYLPIPDKDLDADIPPYFHPGENNEEIAYMKERRAALGGYLPKRVVRAKPLKLPGDPVYAGLRKGSGKQNVATTMAFVRLLKDLIRDKEIGARFVPVIPDEARTFGVDAMFPTAKIYSPHGQTYEAVDRELLLSYKESTEGQILHEGISEAGSMGSVIAAGSSYATHGEHMIPVYIFYSMFGFQRTADQMWQLGDQMGRGFLLGATAGRTTLNGEGLQHEDGHTPLIASTNPAAVSYDPAWAFEIAHIVRDGLRRMYGERPENVFYYLTVYNEPYPQPAEPENVDAEGILKGLYLFAPAAGEGPKANILVSGVAAPWALEAQRMLAEDWGVSAAIWSATSWSELRRDALAVEEHNLLNPDAEQRVPYVTAKLSGVPGPFVGVSDYMRAVPDQISQWVPGDWSSLGTDGFGLSDTRSALRRHFHVDAASITLAVLTQLARRGEVKAETLQEAIARYHLKNGVTEVTAQQTPETNDTQSMGV